In Sphaeramia orbicularis chromosome 9, fSphaOr1.1, whole genome shotgun sequence, the sequence ACCCCTCGGCTTACGGACTGAGGTCCATCGTACTGTAACAGAGGAATATCCCCCCGCCCCAACCTGATCTGCGGGTCCTGCAGGTAACCTGCTGATCCTCGCATCCCTAGTGAGGGGGCTCAAATGAATGCACCATATCAGGGCTGGTTctctttcactttgcaaagggaaacggGAGACTGTCGACGTACAGCGGATCATTGGTGCGTGCAGCTGTATGCATCTATATCATGCTGCTCACttagagtaccaatcaggtgaaattggataatcttccacagcacacctgatgatttcatATGGCACACTTATGTGCTGTGGCAcggtggttgggaaacactggtttacAGTGACATTACAATGGACTTTTACTGAGATGGAATAAGTTTGAAAACTGGAAAACGTACTGTAATGGTTTGACTGGTTGTAACTGGGTGGTCCACCTTGCTGCCCATATTGGCTGGATGGAGGCTGCCCATAAGAACCTGCATTCTGGGGTGGGTAGGCAGGAGGAGCCTGTTGCTGCTGCTGGGTCTGTTGTTGGTAGCCACCTTGCTGCTGGCCATACCCTGACTGCTGGGCCTGGTAGCCAGGCTGTTGTTGACCATATGCTGATGGCTGAGAGTAGCTATTTTGGTTATAGCTAGCCGGTTGGCTGTTAGAGCTGTAACTGTAGAAGACATGAGGATGAAGAAAATGATAAGCATGCTGTTCAACAACATTAGTGATTTAGATTTTTACTTTGGAATACATACCTCTGTGGTGCAGTGGGAGCTGCCTGCTGGCCATAGCCTGGATAAGCAGACTGGGCAGTATATCCAGGCTGAGAGCCATAAGACTGAGAGGCAGCTGGAGCAGCAGCTGCAGGAGTACTGTCATAACCACTGGCACCATAACCCTGGGTTGACTGGGAGTAGCCATGAGCAGTAGCCTGGGCAGCAGGATAGCCAGCTGAGAAATAAAGGGGGAATAAATGTGTTTAATAAATCTGAATATATTAAGATTGATCATGTTCTACATCATTTACAAACTAACAAGTCAGGTCCACACTGCTGACTTACCTGATGCTGACTGGCCATATGAGGACCCATACTGTTGCTGCTGTTGAGCATACCCTCCAGTTGCAGGTGTTGTCTGGCTGTAACTGCTGTCAGCTGCAGCAGGTTGGGCATATGCACTGTAGCCCTGTTGACCATAGCCCTGCTAAAATTAGAGTGACATTCAAGCCCCGGTTTCTTTAGAAATCATTTGGACAATTACTTAAAcataacaaaactaactaaattattCACAAATTAATGGGCATGCCCATTAAAACCTTGCTGAATTAAAATGGAAATCGTCAGACTATACAATTTGATAATTATCTCTAAAAACCTCACCTGTGCAGACTGTCCATATCCTTGTGAAGGCTGGGCACTGTAAGAAGCATAGCTGCATATACAGTAGGAACAATAAATGGAAGGGTTTACAGCATACAAACATTTCAAAATCTACTGTCATAAACGAACATCTCAATACTAATACACGAGTCCATAGCATAAACCTCAACAGTCAAAGAGCAGTTAAGCCACTAAGTATTTCAATTACCAACACAAACAGTAACATACACTCACTAAAATGAACCAACTATTCAGTCATTAGTGAAATTATCAAACTCACCCTTGCTGGGCACTGGTCTGATTGTATGAACTGTAATCTGTAAAGAGAAAGGTAAACGTTAACAAACACGGCATTATTTGCGCGCCAGCTGgcctgctaatgctaactgcaTGCGTACACCAGCTAGTGATAAGGCCGTCAGCGTTGTACCCCAGCAACGACTACTCTTCGACAAAGCACtactttagaaaaaaaactattttatcgCATAGGTACGCACCCTAAACAACACACTTCTAAACAAAGGACGACCCGACGTAAATAATCGTCCTCAAAATGCAGACCATAAAACCCATTTCAAAGAAAACGTCGCAATGAGTTGGATGCACTAGCATGACTAGGCCTTATAACTACTACCGGCTAACGCTGAACTGTTTTTATGGAACGACGGGGTTAAAAGGTGGATTATGGAAGTCTAACCTTTCGAAAACAACCCAATTCAATATTGTATCTAAAGATGACCAATAAACTGCtcaaaaatatttaacatttattttagattttataccTACCTGGAGCCGACGCCATTTTGGGTTGCTTGTGTGCGAGACGACTTGACAAAGCCGGCTGTGTGGAGGAAGGGTACTTCACGTCAGAGAAACTGTATAATGTCGCGAGATGTAGCGTCACGTGACGTGAATAAAGCATGAAACAGTCGCAAAAGTTCACATTGTAAGAATAAATAAACTCAAATATTAGACGCGGAGGAGTTAATTATAATCCACAAGATCTTGTAGAagattatttaattaaaatacaACTTTGATAGTGTGATGCAcgactttttaacattttattattattcccaCAGATGTCTGTGTAGGACACTCCTGTGAGGACAGCAATGTCAGAATATTGGCCAGAGAACACAAATGGTTTGAGAGAGGAGTCAAAGAAGCCATTTTTGTGTAAATGGAAAATTCTTCactgaacagaggtggtggtctgagacactaCCTATTAAAAACCTATGACACCATTTTAAATAATTTTCCCAAAAAGTTTTCAACCAACAAACTTCCACACCTGACACCAAGCCGCACCCCCGCACCCCCCGAAGGCTTTGGACAGTGACCCACCCCTCGTCAACGATCCTGAAACCCACACACAATACCCAACAACGACCCTAACCCCCAGGAatgctgctgccccccccccccccacacacacacagacactttaTGAGCCTTAAATTGGGATTAACACCTACGCAGACCGTTCCCCCTATAGGTTTACCactccagtttcccccaccagttattagaactgaagaagtctcttggatgagagacgaaacgttttcaaaagagctaaactagtccagttgaaccaagaactgCCAAGAAAAATTATTCCcacagttaacaaaaaaaaaggagaaaagaaatgaaattgatgaAGGTGAGACTCAGAGCCTTAAGAGGACTATAACATTGCTGAAGTAAGTATATGCAGCAAGACAAATTAATTtaagaagataaaaaaataagCATTAGTAAATTAAAGACGTATTACAAGGTGTACTCTGTCTAATTAACCACTCATGCATTCTGTCCCAACGAATGATTAAATAATTAAATGGATAAGAGGGTTAATTAAAGATTAAAAATTCCCTTCAGGGAAGAAGATACTCCTCTTCCTTTGTAATTAATGATttcaaatctatctatctagtttgcAAGTGTGGCTACAGATTTTtcttaccaccaccagtgtgtgaatgtgaaatgttttcaaaagtgcCATCaaaatccagtccattattattgttattattaaacaTAAAGTAGCCTGAAAATACTCGTGTGGTCGATGTCATTATACCATTTGGCATCACTACATTATTAAAACTGAAACCTAACTGGTAATTGTCCAATAATAGTTTGAAATGTGAGGTGACcagagattgtttttttttttacaatggcaTAATGGAAAAAGACCTAAAACCACTAGTGTACTCCTTTAAGGTGTGGTGTTTGTGAATGGTTTGTAATATTATTCATTCAGTAAAATCTTCAGTTAAAAGGTAATCAGTAACTAAAAGCTGCAAAATGAATGCAGAaaagtataaagtaaaaaaataaaataaaataaataaataaataagagaagAAAAGTTGTCTAAAAATTCTTGGTAATAACTAGGCCTGCTTTTTTTCCACTCGTTCATAGCCATCATGAACGTCTTGATAAAGTCTGCCCAATAGGTGGCAGCAAAGCGTCTCCATGGTTTTAAAACGGCCAATGACATCGTAACAAATCACACCACGTGACATAACACGGAACTGAGCATCTAGCCTTTCCTCTTGCTTGTTCTTTTTTATGCCGGCATGTTTAGTTTCTAACATATACACGTATGTTTTCTCTGGTAAGAGGAGCAGCAGGGATATTAAATTTGCAGTAAAATGTGTAGGCTCGTTATACGCGTTGTTAGAGAGCGGCAAAGATAGACGAAGGAGTATTTGCGGCTAGCCAAGTTAAAAGTAATGCGTGCTCACTGTCATATTAATGGCAAATAAATAAAGAGGGTTGGAGATTCCTGCTCCATGATTTTCGTGCTAATTGTGAGCCCATATAGATGGTAGTTTATGGGGATTATGCCATAGTGAATAAGCGAGTGAAGAAAATACAGCTGCTGTTAAATAATGCTAGATCGCATATTGTCAGTatggttttggtttggttcagATCGCCCTGGATTCTTTATAGGAACATCTTTACTAGCAAGTTTTATGTTGCTGATTTATGCTGGGGGTGTCCAAGCAAACCTCAGCGTTGGCCCAGGGGGAGAATTTCCGAGATTCAGAGGTAACTGTACTTGCTATTGACGCCCTGCTTCAGTGTTCACATGCAGACCTATAAAATGTTGGTGGAGGTAAAACTGTGGtgtcttttttctcctcctcagaTGTGTTCCTGTACGCCTTCAGTCATGATGATTCACCCTCTCTGCTCATCAGTGTTGCATTTCTGCTGTTGGTCGGACCTTGTCAGGAGCGTCGGTGGGGAACAGTCGCCTTCCTCAGCCTCTCCATCCTGACCACAGCCTTATTACCTTTTATTTACACCCTCGTCCTGTTTGTCGGTGGGGTTGGAGCGAGTCGCTTCTGTGGTTACTCTGCGATCCAGCTGGCTCTGTTTACTGCACAGTGTCGACAAGTAACACAGAGGAGATTACTGAGGTGTTTGCCAGTCTGGTTTCTTCCCTGGCTTCTTCTTTTGCTTGGCTTGATGCTGCTGCCTGGGACACCTGCTCTGCTTCATTTCTGTGCCATATGCATCGGACACAATTGTATCCTACAGTTTTACACAGCACTTTGAGGGCTGTGCCAATATAAACTTGTATAATCATAATTTATAATGTAATTATCTCACCTTTTGTTCCTGGAATGTAAGTGCACCAAAGCAAAGGTTGTTGATGATGGGTGGTGCACCTTTGTCCTTCAAGCCTCTTGATGACAGTAGGAAGAATTACTGCTTTTAACCTACAAGGGATACAGTTTTAAGGGATCATTTAACCCATTATACAGGCCAGACTTATTGACATTCTGAGCATTTTCTTAGCttataattttttatgttttctttcagTGTGATTTCAGTTTGAGGATCTGACAAGATTTGGTTGCATTTTTACATAGTTTGAATGTTCCATGTAGGTTTTAAGGAGTTTTGAAGAGAGCTTTAATTTCCTATATGCCAAGAAAGAATGCATCATCTTTATGGGTATGTGGTTTAATGACTTTAATATTGTATTAGGTAATAAGCAGTCTTTACCTGCAACTCTGTTTTGTATTAGGTTGTGCTATATTGCTTgttgtttctgtatttttgaaaATTTGTTTTGGTTGACTAATTTTAAGACACCtagttttacttttaattaaGACTGGGTCAgatggtgaaaaaaaaatctgttatttccAATTCAAGAGTGTACTAATCCCAATGTTTTTATTCAG encodes:
- the rhbdd3 gene encoding rhomboid domain-containing protein 3, which codes for MLDRILSVWFWFGSDRPGFFIGTSLLASFMLLIYAGGVQANLSVGPGGEFPRFRDVFLYAFSHDDSPSLLISVAFLLLVGPCQERRWGTVAFLSLSILTTALLPFIYTLVLFVGGVGASRFCGYSAIQLALFTAQCRQVTQRRLLRCLPVWFLPWLLLLLGLMLLPGTPALLHFCAICIGHNYRQSFIGTLQELEETRILDIIPDWTYVVTSARLRLPTYTTSRRSSSFSPVPKINEADHSLRDPYLLNQHPWVEPMPAWIMEQSATLSEAEVLEEQMLRAGILASLQDAPDNPDAKVEVPKSSVSSLRLQQLEKMGFPTEKAVVALAASKQLDGAISLLIDDSIGEEAVMVSTGKTSLPPKSN